One region of Rubripirellula tenax genomic DNA includes:
- a CDS encoding Fur family transcriptional regulator: MTKNDESLDPVKQAIREAGLRATPARMATLQLLRASNTPLTHAVVSDHLAVNGVDKATAFRNLNDMVEAGLVRRTEVGDHVWRFEATSADHDNTHPHFLCVDCGTVSCLDDVKLTAGSQRASEKIGEVTEILLRGHCNECR; encoded by the coding sequence ATGACCAAGAACGACGAATCGCTTGACCCGGTCAAGCAGGCGATTCGCGAGGCAGGGCTCCGTGCCACGCCGGCGCGAATGGCAACCTTGCAACTGCTCCGCGCATCAAACACGCCGTTGACCCACGCGGTGGTGTCCGATCATCTGGCCGTCAACGGTGTCGATAAGGCGACGGCGTTTCGTAATCTCAATGACATGGTCGAAGCAGGTTTGGTCCGGCGGACCGAAGTCGGTGATCACGTTTGGCGATTCGAGGCGACCTCTGCCGACCACGATAACACACACCCGCACTTTTTGTGTGTCGACTGTGGCACCGTATCATGCTTGGACGATGTTAAGCTGACTGCAGGCAGTCAGAGGGCGAGCGAGAAAATCGGAGAAGTCACCGAGATCTTACTGCGTGGTCATTGCAACGAGTGTCGTTAG
- a CDS encoding ZIP family metal transporter, translating to MSTAALLIVYCLLIAAASLAGGKLSSLLRMTHLRTQLLMSGVGGLMIGIALLHLLPHGGEVLRSHSQAGVGVLIGLTVMFLLIRLFHTHDHGVPVTENGDEVNAQPDHQHTHCDHGHSHDHGDVKGISWAGLFFGLLLHTLVDGVALASSVIADASHGAWLGLAGLGTFLAVLLHKPLDAFAIISVMSKQNWPQAAQNAANLAFSLACPIGALAFYFGATTFAANSGVLGWGLTISAGFFIGIALADLLPEVAFHDHDRGKLTTAFLLGIAIAVGIENLPGHDHGTHEPAHSEHSHDHGHDH from the coding sequence ATGTCGACCGCCGCCTTGTTGATTGTCTATTGCCTGCTGATCGCGGCGGCTTCGCTCGCCGGTGGCAAGTTGTCGTCGCTATTGCGGATGACGCATTTGCGGACGCAGTTGCTAATGAGCGGCGTCGGGGGATTGATGATCGGCATCGCGCTGCTGCACTTGCTGCCGCATGGTGGTGAGGTGTTGCGATCTCACTCGCAGGCGGGTGTGGGAGTCTTGATCGGTTTGACGGTCATGTTCTTGCTCATTCGGCTGTTCCATACCCATGACCACGGCGTCCCGGTGACCGAAAATGGGGACGAAGTGAATGCCCAGCCCGATCATCAACATACCCATTGTGATCACGGTCACTCGCACGATCACGGCGACGTGAAGGGGATCAGTTGGGCGGGGCTGTTCTTTGGTTTGCTGCTGCACACGCTAGTGGACGGCGTGGCACTGGCCAGCAGCGTAATCGCTGACGCTTCGCATGGTGCTTGGCTGGGACTGGCGGGACTGGGTACGTTTTTGGCCGTGCTGCTGCATAAACCGCTCGATGCGTTCGCGATCATATCAGTGATGAGCAAACAGAATTGGCCCCAAGCGGCACAAAACGCAGCGAACCTAGCCTTCTCGCTCGCCTGCCCTATCGGGGCGTTGGCGTTCTACTTCGGTGCGACGACCTTTGCTGCCAACTCAGGCGTTCTAGGCTGGGGACTCACGATTTCGGCCGGTTTCTTCATCGGCATCGCACTGGCGGACTTGTTGCCCGAGGTGGCCTTCCACGATCACGATCGCGGCAAGCTCACCACCGCGTTCTTGCTCGGCATCGCGATCGCCGTCGGCATCGAAAACCTGCCCGGTCACGATCATGGCACTCACGAGCCAGCGCATTCAGAACACTCGCACGATCATGGTCACGATCATTGA
- a CDS encoding ArsR/SmtB family transcription factor, translating into MAKLKNRNSTVPADESPSCDGHGHRGLAMRVDAEACERAAAIFRALGDPQRLRLLILLEAGECCVSELCQTLDEPMPAISQRLRLLKSERIVRSRRDGKHVYYALADDHISRLVTNGVMHAMELSHSDSR; encoded by the coding sequence ATGGCAAAACTTAAAAATCGAAATTCAACTGTACCGGCTGACGAGTCCCCAAGCTGCGACGGGCATGGGCATCGTGGGTTGGCGATGCGAGTAGACGCGGAAGCTTGCGAGCGGGCGGCGGCGATTTTTCGGGCGTTGGGCGATCCCCAGCGACTGCGATTGCTCATTCTGCTCGAAGCGGGTGAATGCTGCGTTTCGGAACTGTGCCAAACCCTCGACGAACCGATGCCGGCGATTTCACAGCGGCTGAGACTGCTTAAAAGCGAACGCATCGTTCGCTCGCGGCGGGACGGCAAGCACGTCTACTACGCGCTCGCCGATGACCACATATCGCGATTGGTGACCAACGGGGTCATGCACGCGATGGAACTTTCTCACTCTGATTCTCGTTAA
- a CDS encoding MerC domain-containing protein: protein MSQVIEPRSASTPSMPPAASPSRWQDWFGIVASIGCAIHCAAMPFVISFLPALGLSFLADAAFHRWMALACFVIALAAFVPGFRQHRRWMPAGIAVVGISLITFAAFGFAGDCCAACELPDSSSVSAAVCTDACCELCATDAVTEQQSPDVSTAGIAMASFMSPELLVRLAPWITPLGGLLLVSAHLLNRRYGCLCGCCEAKPSAEATA from the coding sequence ATGTCACAAGTGATTGAACCTCGTTCCGCTTCAACGCCTAGCATGCCGCCCGCTGCCAGCCCGTCTCGTTGGCAAGACTGGTTCGGCATCGTCGCGTCGATCGGCTGCGCGATTCACTGTGCGGCGATGCCGTTTGTGATCTCGTTCTTGCCGGCTTTGGGGCTGAGTTTCCTGGCTGATGCAGCCTTTCATCGCTGGATGGCGCTGGCGTGTTTCGTGATCGCGCTGGCGGCATTCGTTCCCGGCTTTCGCCAGCACCGTCGTTGGATGCCCGCCGGGATCGCGGTCGTCGGCATTTCGCTGATCACCTTTGCGGCATTCGGTTTCGCGGGCGATTGTTGTGCGGCTTGCGAGTTGCCTGACTCGTCCAGCGTTTCTGCTGCTGTCTGCACCGATGCATGCTGCGAACTGTGCGCGACGGACGCTGTTACGGAGCAACAATCCCCCGACGTCAGCACCGCAGGCATTGCCATGGCGTCTTTCATGTCACCAGAATTACTCGTCCGTCTCGCTCCCTGGATCACACCCTTGGGAGGCCTGTTGCTGGTCTCTGCTCACTTGCTGAACCGTCGCTACGGATGTTTGTGCGGTTGTTGTGAAGCGAAGCCGTCTGCCGAGGCGACTGCGTAA
- a CDS encoding NAD(P)-binding domain-containing protein has product MLSQPEIFDVVVIGAGAAGVGVGIALKHAGIEKFRILDRYRVGESFDRWPAETRFITPSFPTNSIGILDLNSVAIGVSPAFSLEVEHPTGQEYAAHLRGVAQFFELPVQENTDVLCVAKVGDEFRIDTTTETLRAKHVIWAAGEFQYPRLNGFPGSEYCIHTATIPSYEDLQGDDFIIIGG; this is encoded by the coding sequence ATGCTATCCCAGCCGGAAATCTTCGACGTCGTCGTCATCGGTGCGGGAGCGGCGGGTGTTGGTGTTGGCATCGCACTCAAGCATGCCGGGATCGAGAAATTTCGGATTCTTGATCGTTATCGTGTTGGCGAATCGTTCGATCGTTGGCCCGCGGAAACTCGGTTTATCACGCCGTCGTTTCCTACCAATTCGATCGGAATCTTGGACTTGAATTCAGTGGCGATCGGCGTGTCGCCCGCGTTCAGTCTGGAAGTCGAACATCCGACGGGTCAAGAGTACGCAGCACACTTGCGAGGTGTCGCCCAGTTCTTTGAGCTTCCCGTCCAAGAGAACACCGATGTGTTGTGTGTTGCCAAAGTCGGCGACGAGTTTCGCATCGACACCACTACGGAGACGTTGCGAGCCAAGCATGTGATTTGGGCGGCGGGCGAGTTTCAGTATCCTCGTTTGAACGGGTTTCCGGGCAGCGAGTACTGCATCCACACGGCGACGATCCCCAGCTACGAAGATCTGCAAGGCGATGACTTCATCATCATCGGCGGATAG
- a CDS encoding GTP-binding protein has protein sequence MNQTKLLPVTVLSGFLGAGKTTLLNHILTNRDNLKVAVIVNDMSEVNIDAALVKSGDANLSRTEEQLVEMSNGCICCTLREDLLIEVRRLARAGRFDYLLIESTGISEPMPVAETFTFEDEEGDSLSLVADLDTMVTVVDAGNFMKDFGSWDDLTDRRLGLNEDDKRNIVDLLVDQVEFANVIIVNKTDLVSPYDIEQLNRILRQLNADAKILNTTESQIELSEIMGTGLYSLSESESQPGWLAVPRGEEETETEEYGISNFVYRRDRPFHPKRLTDALDGDMDDGLFTGVLRSKGLMWIASRHDWAYDWSQAGCSIRMDPAGFWWAAAPDEQWPDDEEVVAEIQSKFVGAHGLKEHGDRHQELVFIGNAMNQERIIQILDDCLLTDLEYVQGPEHWANFEDPLPPIELETEDELLEEEAV, from the coding sequence ATGAACCAAACCAAACTTCTGCCCGTTACCGTCCTGTCCGGTTTCCTTGGTGCCGGAAAGACGACGCTGCTCAACCATATTTTGACCAATCGTGACAACCTCAAGGTCGCCGTGATCGTAAACGATATGAGTGAAGTGAACATCGACGCGGCGCTCGTGAAGTCGGGCGATGCAAATTTATCGCGGACCGAAGAGCAGCTCGTCGAGATGTCTAACGGCTGCATCTGCTGCACCTTGCGTGAAGATTTGCTGATTGAAGTCCGTCGGCTCGCTCGCGCTGGACGATTCGATTACCTGTTGATCGAATCAACTGGCATCTCCGAGCCGATGCCGGTCGCCGAGACGTTCACGTTTGAGGACGAAGAAGGCGATAGTCTGTCGTTGGTCGCCGACCTTGACACGATGGTCACCGTCGTCGACGCGGGTAACTTCATGAAGGACTTTGGTTCGTGGGACGATCTCACGGATCGCCGTTTGGGACTGAACGAAGACGACAAGCGAAACATCGTTGACTTGCTGGTCGATCAAGTCGAGTTCGCTAACGTCATCATCGTGAACAAGACTGATTTGGTGTCGCCATACGACATCGAACAACTCAATCGCATCCTGCGGCAACTCAACGCCGACGCCAAGATTCTCAACACGACCGAAAGCCAAATCGAGCTGTCAGAGATCATGGGCACGGGTTTGTACTCGCTCAGTGAATCCGAGTCTCAACCGGGTTGGCTCGCGGTGCCACGCGGCGAAGAGGAAACGGAAACCGAAGAGTACGGCATCTCGAATTTTGTTTATCGCCGCGACCGTCCGTTTCATCCCAAACGCTTGACCGACGCCCTCGATGGTGACATGGACGACGGCTTGTTCACCGGTGTGCTGCGCAGCAAAGGTTTGATGTGGATCGCGTCGCGTCACGACTGGGCTTATGACTGGTCGCAAGCCGGTTGTTCGATCCGCATGGACCCGGCCGGTTTTTGGTGGGCCGCCGCGCCAGACGAACAGTGGCCCGACGACGAGGAAGTGGTCGCCGAGATTCAATCCAAATTTGTTGGCGCGCATGGCCTCAAGGAACACGGGGATCGACATCAGGAGTTGGTGTTCATCGGCAACGCGATGAACCAAGAACGAATCATTCAAATTCTCGATGACTGTCTGCTAACCGATCTGGAATACGTGCAAGGGCCAGAGCACTGGGCAAACTTTGAAGACCCGTTGCCGCCGATCGAACTGGAAACCGAAGACGAACTCTTGGAAGAGGAGGCGGTGTAA